A stretch of the Malus sylvestris chromosome 10, drMalSylv7.2, whole genome shotgun sequence genome encodes the following:
- the LOC126584205 gene encoding mitochondrial phosphate carrier protein 3, mitochondrial-like, producing the protein MLYLVIGPLSLKVAAKSERGVEQVTAKQAKAKELEANMVLQWMILTYVVVAGVALAFLLTIPAPKLLKNRFVSLVSLILQPALFIVLFAGFQLLDIYWKNEHRVEAQNPRPRYPSNYPFSVSSSILSRNLTHTAVTPLDLVKCNMQIDPAKYKSIASNFGVLLKEQGVKGFFRGWVPTLLGYSAQGACKFGFYELFKKYYSDLAGPEFAAKYKTLIYLAGSAYAEVIDDVALCPFEAVKVRVQTQPRFARGLSDGFPNFVKSEGALG; encoded by the exons ATGCTTTACTTGGTGATTGGGCCTTTAAGCCTTAAGGTAGCTGCAAAATCAGAACGAGGAGTAGAGCAAGTAACAGCGAAGCAAGCAAAAGCAAAGGAATTGGAGGCGAATATGGTGTTGCAGTGGATGATATTGACGTACGTGGTGGTGGCAGGGGTGGCGTTGGCCTTCCTCCTAACCATTCCGGCGCCCAAGCTGTTGAAGAATCGATTCGTGTCGCTGGTCTCTCTAATCCTCCAACCCGCACTCTTCATCGTCCTCTTCGCTGGATTTCAGCTCCTGGATATATACTGGAAAAATGAGCACCG AGTCGaagcccaaaacccacggcccCGATATCCCTCAAACTATCCCTTCTCGGTCTCCTCCTCTATCCTGTCCCGAAATCTCACTCACACGGCCGTCACTCCCCTTGACCTAGTCAAGTGCAATATGCAGATTGATCCCGCAAAATACAAAAGCATCGCATCTAATTTTGGAGTTCTGCTAAAGGAGCAGGGGGTTAAGGGCTTTTTCAGGGGATGGGTGCCTACCCTCCTTGGTTACAGTGCTCAGGGTGCCTGCAAGTTTGGATTCTATGAATTGTTCAAGAAGTACTACTCTGACCTTGCTGGACCAGAGTTTGCTGCCAAGTACAAGACCTTGATCTACCTTGCTGGTTCTGCATATGCTGAGGTCATTGACGATGTTGCACTTTGCCCCTTTGAGGCAGTCAAGGTCC
- the LOC126585996 gene encoding nardilysin-like, whose translation MSPLAMVKMEDAKFCLMEVVKEDMKRRLKNTNMKPLSHSSYLRLQVLCQIFYDADEKLHVLDELSISDLKSFIPELCSQIHYTNVPIFVIGYYYQFVKLKFLTSSSSRLYIGGLCHGNLLEDEAITLSNIFKSNFSVPPLPIKLRHEEYVICLPPGANLIRVSNVKNKSETNSVIELFFSS comes from the exons ATGAGTCCACTTGCTATGGTGAAGATGGAAGATGCTAAATTCTGCTTGATGGAG GTCGTTAAAGAAGATATGAAGCGAAGGTTAAAGAACACTAATATGAAGCCTCTGAGTCACTCATCATACTTAAGACTGCAAGTTCTGTGTCAAATTTTTTATGATGCAGATGAGAAGTTGCATGTTTTGGATGAATTGTCTATTTCTGATTTGAAGTCATTCATTCCCGAGCTTTGTTCCCAGATACACTACACAAATGTACCTATATTTGTTATAGGTTACTACTATCAATTTGTAAAACTCAAGTTCTTAACATCATCCTCCAGCCGG CTATACATTGGGGGCCTTTGCCATGGAAATTTGTTAGAGGACGAAGCAATTACCCTGTCAAATATATTCAAATCGAATTTTTCTGTACCACCACTGCCTATCAAATTGAGGCATGAAGAGTACGTTATTTGTCTTCCTCCTGGTGCTAACCTGATTAGAGTTTCCAATGTGAAGAATAAGTCGGAAACGAACTCTGTGATTGAG CTGTTTTTTTCAAGTTGA